In Epinephelus lanceolatus isolate andai-2023 chromosome 16, ASM4190304v1, whole genome shotgun sequence, one DNA window encodes the following:
- the tmem222b gene encoding transmembrane protein 222b, translated as MADVVEKETMKNYHIASEKINPETSRYPYCIVWTPIPVLSWLLPFIGHMGICTSTGVIRDFAGPYFVSEDNMAFGRPTKYWMLDVSKVYASGSNAWDTAVHDASEEYKHRMHNLCCDNCHSHVAMALNLMRYENSTSWNMVKLCLLALIHGKHVSCAGFLKTWLPFLMLMGIILTVALALNLR; from the exons ATGGCGGATGTTGTTGAAAAAGAGACCATGAAGAATTACCACATAGCGTCTGAGAAAATTAACCCAGAGACCAGTCGCTACCCTTACTGTATTGTGTGGACACCCATCCCTGTGTTATC aTGGCTGCTTCCATTCATCGGCCACATGGGAATCTGCACTTCCACTGGTGTCATCCGGGACTTTGCTGGACCTTACTTTGTCTCA GAAGACAACATGGCTTTTGGAAGACCAACAAA GTACTGGATGCTGGATGTTAGCAAAGTCTACGCCAGTGGCTCCAACGCCTGGGACACAGCGGTGCACGATGCTTCAGAGGAGTATAAGCACCGGATG CACAACCTGTGTTGTGACAACTGTCACTCACACGTTGCCATGGCTCTGAATCTGATGCGATATGAAAACAGCACCTCGTGGAACATGGTCAAACTCTGCCTCCTCGCTCTGATCCATGGAAAACACGTCAG CTGTGCAGGCTTTCTGAAGACCTGGCTGCCTTTCCTGATGCTGATGGGCATCATCCTCACAGTGGCCCTGGCCCTCAACCTGCGGTGA